The Streptomyces capitiformicae genome contains the following window.
GATCTTCACCTTGCAGCCCGTGAGGGACGCGATCACCTCGACCTTGGCCGGCGCCACGACCGCCGCGACCGGGCTGGACTCGTCCCCCGTCGCCCTGTCCGCCGCCTTGTCGTCGTCACCGCCACCGCCGCACGCCGCCATCAAGGGCAGGACAGCCAGGGTCACAGCCAGCGCGGCGCCACGCGTCAGCTTCCTCACCACGTCCTGTTCTCCGTTCGCGCTCTGCCTACGTACTGAGTGCACCCCGAGAAGGGGTACGTGTGAAGGGCACGGAATGCTCAGCGGATCCGGCACGCGGCAAGGTGGTGAGTCCTACTCTGGGGTGCGTGGGCGCGTGAGGGCATGCTCCGGGAACGGGGCTGCGTCGAACGGGGGTTGCCAGCTGCTCACCAAGGAGCGTGAAGGAGGACGGTTCGACTCGATCGTGTGATGGTCGGCTTCTGTGCTTGCGGCGTCCTGGGCTGTTCGGGCTACGGGGATCGTGCGATCCGGGACGCCGGGTACGGCGCCAGTGTGCGGGGCCCCCGCTCCACCGGAGTGATGGTTACCGGAAGGCCCTCACCTGTTCAAGATCCCTCAGCCGAGACCTGGCTCACCCGTCCACAACCTCCCGGGACAGAACACCTAGGGCGTGTTGCGAAAATCCCGTCGTCCGCCCGAAGGGCGTGCCGGGCGGCGTCATGGGGGTCCCCCCGCTCGAGCGAAGCCGAGAGTGGGGGAACGTGCTCTCGGCGTGCCGGGCGGAAGGCCCCGTGAATGGACTGGATGTACGTGGGCTTTCGCCCGGTGCGGCGGTGGGGGTCCCTCCCGCTCATGGGGGCCCCTCCCGCTCGAGCGAAGCCGAGGGTGGGGGAGCGTGCCGGGCGTCGGGCGGCAGGCGGGACTTTCGCAACACGCCCCCGGGGCGTGCCTCAGCCTGGACGGGTCCCGGCCACCTCGTCGTAGTAGGACTCGGCGGCCGGGCCGAGCACATCATGGGCCTCCATGAACATCTCGTACGCCTCGTGGCCCACCCACCCCGCCGGGAGGAGCTCGGTCGGCAGGTCCGGGTCGCGGAAGGGGAACTTGCGGTAGTCGTACGTCAGCCGCATGCGCTCCACCAGGGCCTCCGCGGGGCTGAGGTGCCCGGCCCGGTACGAGGGCATCCGGCCGCGATAGGTTCGCAGCAGCTCCCGGTAGTCCTCGTTGAGCGCGGCCAGGTCCCAGCCGCGCGCCGCCATCTCGCGGTCGACGGGCAGTCCGCCGGACTGGCAGCGCAGGGTGTCCAGCCGGACGGCCGGCTCGTCCGCGAACTTCTCCCGGACCTGCTGGAGCCGGTCGTGCGGGGAGACGTACGTGGACGGGGCCAGGGGGCCGAAGCCCAGCCAGGCCAGCTCCTTGCGGATGCGGTCGCGCACGCCGCGCTCGGTCTCGGGAACCGAGTAGATGACCATGTACCAGTGCCGGTCCCAGTCGGTCGGCGCCCGGTCGAAGATGCGTGAGCGGCCCTCGTCGAGGAGCTGGAGACTGCGCTTGTTCAGCGCGTAGACCGTCTCCCTGCCCTCCCGCCGGACATCGAACCACCCCTCCTTCCGCAGCCGGGCGAGGACCACCCGCACGGTGCTCTCACCGACACCGAAGCAGCCCATCAGCGTGCTGAGCGTGCGCATCCGGGCGTCCCCGCCGCGGTAGCGGACGTAGTCGCCGAACAGGTCGAAGACGATCGATCGAGGCTTCACGAAAATGACTATGTCACACGGACGGCCGTCGTGAGGATGAGCGGTTCGAGGACGGAGATCTCTGGATCACCTTGCTGGAGCGGCTGGGGCAGCCTTGAAGATGCGCAACAAATTATTGACGCCCGTGTATCCATTGACACAGGATGCCTGCGGGCCTGAGTCTGGGCCTGTACTCGAACTGAAGGCGGAGCCATGGTTTCTCGGATCGCTTGCGTGGGAGGCGGCCCAGGTGGGCTGTTCTTCGCGGCGCTCATCAAGCAGGCCGATCCGTCGGCCGAGGTGACGGTCTTCGAGCGGAACCGTCCGGAGGACACCTTCGGCTTCGGCGTGGTGTTCTCCGACGCGACCCTGGCCGCCATCCACGAGGCCGACCCCGTCCTGCGCACCGCACTCGCGGACCACGGCCGGCACTGGGACGACATCGAGGTGCGGCTCAAGGGACAGCGCGTCCGGTGCGGCGGCAACGGCATGGCCGCCATCACCCGCAAGACCCTGCTCCAACTGCTGCACCGGCGGGCGGAGGAGGTCGGCGTCGACCTCCGGTTCAGCCACGAGATCCCCGCCGATCCGGAGCAACTGGCCGACTACGACCTCATCGTGGCCGCCGACGGCGCCAACTCCCGCTTCCGCGACCGGCTCGCCGACGTACTCGTGCCCGAAGTCGAGGTCGCGACCGCCAAGTTCATCTGGTTCGGCACGAACTACCTCTTCGACGGCCTGACCTTCGTCCACGAACGCGGCCCGCACGGCACGTTCGCCGTCCACGGCTACCCGATCAGCGACGACGTCAGCACCTTCATCGTGGAGACCGACGAGGACTCCTGGCGGCGGGCGGGCCTCGACGAGTTCGACACCGCGCAGCCGCCGGGGCCCAGCGACGAGAAGACCAGGCACTACCTGGAGAAGCTCTTCGCCGAGCAGATCAACGGACACCAGCTGCTGGTCAACAACTCACGCTGGGGCAACTTCCGCACCCGCCGCACCCACCGCTGGCACAGCGGCAACGTCGTCCTGCTCGGCGACGCCGCCCACACCGCGCACTTCTCCGTCGGCTCCGGAACCAAGATGGCCATGGAGGACGCCGTCGCCCTCGCCGACAGCCTCCTCGCCCACCGCGACGACCTGCCGACCGCCCTGGAGGCGTACGAGGCCGCCCGCCGGCCCTCGGTCGAGAAGATCCAGGGCGCCGCCCGGCCCAGCCTGTCCTGGTGGGAGAACTTCGGGCGCTACCACGACGCGTTCCGGCCCACCCAGTTCGCCTTCCACTTCATCTCCCGCTCCATCGGCAAGGAGCGGATCGCCCGCCGCGACCCCGGGTTCGTCGACAGGGTCGTACGGGACTGGCGCGTCGCCCACGAGGGATCGGCCCCCCTCGACACCCCGTTCATGGAGTTCGGCGGCCGACGGCTGACCCCGGCCCAGCTCGCGGAGCTGCGCGGCGAGGGCTCCCGCTGCCTGTGGCTCACCGCGCCCGACGCGGAGGCCGCACTCGCCTCGTCGTACGACCAGTTGGCCGCGGCCCTGAGCCGTGAGGTGCCGCCCGAGCTCGTCGCCGTACAGCACGGAACCCCGCTCACCCGCTCCCTGCTCGCCGAACAGGCCCGGCTGGTGTACGGCGTCCCCGTGCTGATCGTGGAGGACACGATGGACGACGACCGGGCCGAAACCCTGGTGCTGTCGGGGCGGGCCGATCTGGTGGCCCAGGCCGACTTCGCGGGCCGGACCGACTCGGTGGGGCAGGCGTGACCATGGATCTCAACCTCACTCCGCTGTTCGCGCCCGAGGGCGTCGTCGTGATCGGTGCCTCGCGGCAGGCCGGGAAGCTCGGTGCCGCCATGGCCCGTTCCCTGGCTCCCTTCCCCGGCGCCCGCGCCCTGGTCAACGCGCGCCGCCCCGACCCCGCCGAGGGCGTGTACGCCTCCGTCGCCGAGGCCGCCGCGTACCTCGAGGGACGGCTCGACCTCGCCGTTCTGTGCGTGCCCGCGCCCGGCTGTGCGGAAGCGCTGGCCGAGGCGGCCGCCGCCGGCTGCCGTGCCGCGCTGGTCTGCTCAGGCGGCTTCGGCGAGGCGGGCCCGGAGGGCGAGGAGTACGCGGACGAACTGCGCCGCGTGGCCCGGGAGACGGGGATCCGGCTGCTCGGCCCCAACACCTCCGGCTTCTTCGCGCCCCACCTCGGTCTGACCGCCAGCTTCGTCCCCGCCGCCGGACAGCTCCCGGCCGGAGACATCGCCGTCGTCGCGGCCAGCGGCGGCGTCAACCACGCCCTCTCCTTCGACCTGGTCGCCGCCGGGAACGGGATCAGCCTCGGTGTCGGCATCGGGGCGGGCCTCGACGTCACCGCCGCGGACGTCCTGGAGCACCTCGCGGAGGACGACCGTACGACGGCTGTCGCCCTGCACCTGGAGACGGTGCCGGACGGACCCCGCCTGGTGGCGGCCGTGCGCAGGGTGGCCGCCGCGAAACCGGTCGTGGCGCTGGTCGTCGGCCGCAGTGACATCGGTGACTTCGCCCGGTCGCACACCGGCGCGCTCGCCACGTCCTGGCGTACGACACGAGCCGCGCTGCGGCAGGCCGGGGCGGTGGTCGTGGACGACGAGCGGGAGCTGGTCGACGCGCTCACCGCGCTCTCCCGTATCCGGTTGCGCCCCCAACTCGCCCCGGGGCTCGGCATCGTGACCGCCCAGGCGGGACCGGGGCTGCTCCTGGCGGACCGGGCGGGCACCGACGGCATCCCCGTACCGGAGCTGAGCACGACCACGCGGCGCGCGCTGAGCGAGCTGCTGCCGCCGCTCACCTACCAGCGCAACCCGGTCGACACCGGCCGCCCCGCCGAGACATTCGACCGCGTACTCGCCACCACCGCCGCCGACCCCGCGGTGGTCCTCCTCGCCGTCTACGCCCTGACCGAGCCCGACAGCGTCGACCTCGCCTCCGCCGCCCAGGCCGCCGGCCTCGGCGCCGATTCCCCGGCCGTGGTGGTCGTCGGCGGCCTCCCCGAGGACGTCACCGAACAACGCGCCCGCCTGCACAAGGCCGGCGTCCCGGCGCTCACCGGCCCGGCAGCCGCCGCCAACGCGGTACGGGCGCTGGTGAGGGACGCGCGGGGGAGGGCCCTGCGGGGCGAGGCGGGCGAGATGTCACCGGCACTGGGAGGCGAGGCCCACGCGTCCTCGCCCGTACCCGCCGGCCCTCTCGACGAGGACGCCGCCAAGACCTTCCTCGCCGGACTCGGTATCCGCACCCCCGACCGCGTCGCCTGTGACGACCGTGCCCAGGCCCATCAGGCACTGCGCCGGCTGGGCGGCCCCGTCGCCGTCAAGGTGCTCGACGCCGCGATCCTGCACAAGACGGAGATCGGCGGGGTCCACCTGGGCGTACGCACCGCCGAGGAGCTCGACGTGGCGCTGGACGCCATCGGCCCCGATCGCCGCTACCTCGTCGAGGCGATGGCCCCGGCCGGCGTCGACCTCGTGCTCGGGGTGCGGCGTGTCCCGGTGTTCGGGCCGGTCGTGTTGGCGGGGCTGGGCGGTACGGCCGCCGAGGCGCTCGCCGACGTGGCGATCCGGCTCGCCCCGCTGCCCGTGACCGAGGCCGCCACGATGCCCGACGAACTGGCCGCCCGTGCCCTGCTCGACGGCTGGCGCGGCGGGCCGGTACTGGACCGCGCCGAGTTCGGACGCGTCGCCGCCACGCTCGCCGCCGCCCTGGCTGCGAGCCCGAGGACCGCCGAGATCGAGATCAACCCGCTGCGGCTCACGGCCGACGGACTGATCGCCCTGGACGCCGTGATCGTGCCCATGCCCACCGTGCCCATGCCCACCGTGCCCACGCCCACCGTGCCCACGCCCACCAAGGAGAACGACCATGCCTAGGCCTAGCAGCGACGGAGCTGTGCCCTGGCCGGCGGAGTACGCCGAGCGCTACACCGCGAAGGGCTACTGGGAGGGCATCGCCCTCGGCGACCGGCTGCACGCCGCCGCCGACGCGGCCCCCGACACGATCGCGGTCGTCGACGGCGACCGGAGGGTGACGTACCGGCAGCTCGCCGAGCAGGCGGACGCCGCGGCGCTGCGCCTGGCCGCGCTGGGCCTGCGGCCGGACGACCGGATCGTGGTGCAGCTGCCCAACACGGTCGAGTTCGTGATCCTCACCTACGCGTGCCTGCGCCTCGGCGTCATCCCGGTGATGGCGCTGCCCGGCCATCGCAGACACGAGATCGGTCATCTCGTGGAGCACAGCGAGGCGGTGGCCATCGCGGTGCCGGACGTCCTGAAGGACCACGACCATCAGTCCATGGCGTTCGAGATCGCTGACGCCTCATCAACTCTCGCCCACATCCTGGTCCTTGGCGACAAGGTGGGCGACAGCGCCGTGGACCTGCGCGAACTGTGCGCCGCGCCCGACACCCGGGACGCGCGGGGCGCCATGGACGCCTACCGGCCCGACAGCCGTTCCATCGCCGTCTTCCTGCTCTCCGGCGGCACCACCGGACTGCCCAAGCTGATCGCCCGCACGCACGACGACTACCTCTACAACGCCCGCCGCAGCGCCGAGGTCTGCGAACTCGGCCCCGACACGGTGTACTTCGCCGCCCTGCCCCTCGGACACAACTTCCCCCTCGCCTGCCCGGGCCTGCTCGGGACGCTGCTGAACGGCGGCCGGGTCGTCCTCGGTTCGCCCAACCCGGACAAGGCGTTCCCGATCGTCGAGCGTGAGGGCGTCACGGTGAGCGCCCTGGTGCCCGCCATCGCCCAGCGCTGGCTGGACCACCACCGGGAGCACCCCGGGCACGACCTGAGTTCGCTGCGTCTCCTCCAGGTCGGCGGCTCCCGCCTCGCCGACCACGTCGCCCGCCGCGTCCGCCCCGAACTGGGCTGCACACTCCAGCAGGTGTTCGGCATGGCCGAGGGTCTCCTCAACTACACCCGCCTGGACGACCCCGAGGACGTCATCTGTACGACGCAGGGACGCCCCATGTGCGACGACGACGAGCTTCTCGTCGTGGACGAACTGGGCAACCCGCTCCCGGAGGGGAGCCCCGGTGTGCTGCTCACCCGGGGCCCGTACACCCCGCGCGGCTACTACCGGGCCGAGGAGCAGAACGCCCGCGCGTTCACCGAGGACGGCTGGTACCGCACCGGCGACATCGTGCGGCTGCGGCCCGACGGCAACCTCGTCGTCGAGGGCCGCGACAAGGACATGATCATCCGGGGCGGGGAGAACATCTCCGCCGAGGAGATCGAGAACTTCGCGTACCAGACCCCGGGCGTGGCCCGCGCCGCAGCCGTGGCCATGCCCGACGACCGACTCGGTGAGCGGGTCTGCCTCTACGTCGTACCGGAACCCGATCACACCGTCACCCTCGACGACATCCACCACGTCATGGAGCGCGCGGGCACCGCCCGCTTCAAGTTCCCGGACCGGCTGGTGACCGTCCCCGAACTCCTCGCCACCAAGGTCGGAAAGATCGACAAGAAGGCCCTGCGCGCCGACATCGCGCGCCGCCTCGACGCCGAAGGAACCCCCGATGACCACTGACGCCGACGGCACCACGCCGGCCACAGCCACCGCCTCCGTGCCGGTCATAGCCCCGGACGAGACCGACCCCGACCTGCGGAAGCTGTACGACGGATTCGCGGCGGCCGGGCTCATCCCGCTGTGGACCGAGATCGGCGACCTGATGCCGCTCACCCCGCGGCCCGGCGCCGTACCGCACGTCTGGCAGTGGGACACCCTGCTGCCGCTCGCCCGCCGGTCCGGCGACCTGGTGCCGGTCGGGCGCGGCGGCGAACGCCGGGCCATCGCGCTCGCCAACCCGGGCCTGCCGGGACGCCCGTACGCGACTCCCAACCTGTGGGCGGCGATCCAGTATCTGGGCCCGCGCGAGGTCGCCCCCGCGCACCGGCACTCGCAGGGTGCGTTCCGGTTCATCCTGGAGGGCGAGGGCGTGTGGACGGTCGTCAACGGCGACGCGGTCGAGATGCGCCCCGGCGACCTCCTCCTCACCCCGTCGATGCACTGGCACGGCCACCACCACGTCGGCGACGAGCCCATGGTCTGGCTCGACGGCCTCGACATCCCGCTCGTCCACCGACTCGACGCCGGGTTCTTCGAGTTCGGCGAGGACGGCGTGTCGGACCGCTCGACCCCGTCCCGGTCACGCAACGAGCGGCTGTGGGGTCATCCCGGACTGCGCCCGATCGCGGCCCCGGACACCCCCAACTCCCCGCTCATGGCCTACCGTTGGGCCGACACCGACGACGCCCTCACCGCCCAGCTGGAGCTGGAGGACGAAGGACACCCCGGCGTCATCGAGCCCGGCCGCGCGGGCATCCGCTTCACCAACCCCGCCACCGGCCGCGACGCCCTCGCCAGCCTGCGCACCGAGATGCACCGGCTGCGCCCGGGCACCACCACGGCCACCCGCCGCACCGTCGGCTCCTCGGTCTGGCAGGTGTTCCGCGGCAACGGCACCGTCACCCTCGACGACCGGGTGATCGAGGTGGCCGCCGGCGACCTGATCGCCGTGCCCTCCTGGTGCGCCCTCACCATCGCCGCGGACACCCGGCTCGACCTGTTCACCTTCAACGACGCGCCCCTCTACGAGGCGCTCAACCTCGCCCGTACGGAAACGACCACCCGCACCGAAACGACCACCCGCACCGAAACGACCGGGAGCACGACCGCATGAAGCTCGCCACCATCCGCACCGCGAACGAAGTGAGATGGGGGTCCCCCCGGCCGAAGGCTGGGGGAGGCACGGCGGCCGTCCGTCTCGACGGCGACCGTGCCGTGGAGGTCGGCGCCCCCGACGTCGCCACCCTGCTGCGCCGCCCCGACTGGCGTACGGCCGCGGCCGCCGCCGACGGCCCCGCGCACGACGCGGCCGCCCTCGACCTCGCCCCCGTCGTCACGACCCCGGCCAAGATCTTCTGCGTGGGCCACAACTACCGCACCCACATCGCGGAGATGGGCCGCGAGATGCCGTCGCACCCCGCCCTCTTCGCCAAGTTCGCCAACTGTCTGCTCGGCGCCCGCGACGACATCGTCCACCCGGGCGAGACGGAAGAGCTGGACTGGGAGGCCGAACTCGGCTTCGTCATCGGCTCCCGGCTGCCCCGCCGGGCCACCAGCCAGGAGGCGGCGGCCGCGATCGCCGGCTACACCGTCGTCAACGACATCTCCATGCGGGACTGGCAGTGGCGCACCCCGCAGTGGCTGCAGGGCAAGGCGTGGGAGGCCAGCACCCCGGCCGGGCCCTGGCTGGTCACCGGCGACGAGATCGACGACGCGGCCGACCTGGAGATCCGACTGGAGGTCGAGGGCGAGGTCATGCAACGCTCACGCACCTCCGACCTGCTGTTCACCCCGGCGGACATCGCCGCGTACCTCAGCACGTTCACGACCCTGGAGCCGGGCGACCTCGTCCTCACCGGCACGCCCGGCGGGGTGGGCGCGGCCCGCGACCCCAAGGTGTTCCTGAAGCCGGGCCAGGTCGTGCGGACGGTCGTCGAGGGCATCGGGGAGTGCGTCAACACGGTCGTCGAGGACAAGCCGTGAAGGTGCTCGACTGGGTCGCGGACGGGCAGGCACGGCTCCGGCGGGCGGTCGACGCGCTGCCGCCGGACGCCGTCACCGAACCGTCCGCCCTCCCCGGCTGGACCCGCGGCCACCTCCTCACCCACCTCGCCCGCAACGCCGACGCCCTGGTCAACCTGCTGACCTGGGCCCGCACGGGAATCCCCACCCCCATGTACGCCTCACCGGACCAACGGGCCACGGACATCGAGGCCGGCGCGGGCCGCCCGCTCGCCGAACAGCGGGCAGACGTACGGGAGTCCGCCGAGCGTTTCCGGAAGGCCGCCGAGGCGCTGTCGGACGACGACTGGTCGGCCACCGTCACCAGCGGGCAGGGCCGCGAGATCCCGGCGTCCGAGGTGCCGTGGCTGCGCGCCCGCGAGGTCTGGATCCACCTGGTCGACCTGCGGGTCGGCGTCGGCATGGACGTCCTGCCCCCCGACCTCGCCTGGGCCCTCGTACGCGATGTGGCCGGGTGGATGACGGCCCGCGTCGCCCCGGGCACCGGCGTCGAGCTGAGCGCGGAGGGCCACGGCAGCCTCACGCTCGGCACCGGCCCCGTCGGCGCCACGGTCTCCGGACCGCCGCACGCCCTGGCCGCGTGGCTCACCGGCCGGGGCACTGCTGAAGACCTGCACGTCACGGGTGAACTCCCCGACATCCCGACCTGGTTGTGAACCGGTCGCCGCAGCTCGATATCGATATTCGATCAAAGGAGATCGGCATGAGCGAGCCCTTCGTCCTGGTGACCGGCGCCTGCCACGGCGGCTGGGCCTGGCGCCCCGTCGCGAACGAACTGCGGGCCGCCGGACACCAAGGTGCACACCCCCACACTGGCCGGGCTCGGCGAGGGCGACGACCCGACCGACGTGACCCTGACCGACTGCGTCGACAGCCTCGTGGAGTACATCGAGCGCGCCGGTCTGGAGGACGTCACGCTGGTCGGCCACAGCTGGGGCGGTTATGTGCTGGTGGCTGCGGCGCCTCGGCTCGCTTCCCGCCTGCGGCGGCTGGTCTTCTGGAGCGCGTTCGTGCCGAACGACGGCGAGTCGCTGATCGACGCGTGCCCTCCGCACTACGGCGAGATGTTCCGTGCCGTGGCGGCCGCCTCCGGCAACAACGGGGTGATGTTCCCGTTCGAGGTGTTCCAGCAGGCGTTCATGCAGGACGCCGACGACGAGACACAGCGGATCGTCCATTCCCTGCTCGTGCCGCAGCCGCTCGGCACGTTCACGGAGAAGCCGGACACGAGAGCCTTCTACGCCCTCGACATACCCACCGCCCACGTCCTGTCCACCGAGGACCTCTCCCTCCCCGGCGAGTGGCACTGGGCCGAGCGGTTCCCCCAGCGTCTGAAGAACCCGCTGATGATCGAGACCCCCGGCAGCCACGAGTCCCTCTTCACCCGCCCCGCCGAACTCGCCGACGCGTTCGTCCGGGCCTGCGCGGTCTAGCCAGGACGGTCAGGCCCCCCGAACGGAATCCCCCATCGCTGATCGAAGCCCGCCGGCAGGCAACCCCCAACAGCGGAATTCCCTCTGACCAGCAGGGGCGGCCCCTGTGAACGACGGCCGCCCCTGCTGAGAACACGGGGGAAACAGGGGGACTTGTGCAGGCCGGTGCCGTTCGCGCGACCATACCGAACCAGCCCCGCGAAGCGGTCGAGGTCCGACGGGCACGGCCCGGACCGGCGCCGAGCTGGGTGGTGCCTGTCGTCCCCTCGGTCGTCATGGTGCTGCTCGGGGCCTGGGGACTGACCCGGCAGGGCAGCATGTGGCGGGACGAGGCGGCGACTTGGCAGGGCGTCCACCGCACGGTGCCCGAGCTGTGGCGCATGCTGGCCGAGGTGGACGCCGTGCACGGGCTGTACTACCTCCTCATGCACCGGATGTTCGCCGTCGCGCCCGACAATCTCCTCACCCTGCGGCTGCCGTCCGTCCTCGCGATGGCCGCCGCGGCAGCGGGGACGGCCCTGCTGGGCCGACGCCTCGCCGGCCCCTGGGCAGGACTCACGGCCGGGCTCACCTTCACGGCGATCCCCTCCACCCAGCACTACGCGCAGGAAGGCCGCCCCTACGCCCTGGTCGTGGCCGCGGTGGTCGTGGCGAGCGGTCTGCTGCTCACCGCCCTGACCACGCGGCGCCACGCCTGGCGGCCCTGGACGGCGTACGCCCTCACGATGCTCGTCGCCGTCCTGCTCAACGAGTTCGCCGCCCTCGCCCTGCTCGCCCACGGCACCATGGTGTTCCTGGCCGCGCGCACCGCGCTGATCCCCTGGCTGACGGCCGTGGGCGGAGTGACCCTGGGCAGCCTGCCGCTGATCGTCGTCAGCCTCGGCCAACGCGCCCAGGTCGCCTGGATCGCCCCCATGACCGGAGCCCGGCTGTTGTCGGTCGCCGGGATGGTGCTGGCGGGCTGCCTGTGCGCGTGGGCCGTAGGACGGCGGCGACCGGATGCGGCCCCGGCCCCGGTGTCACTGCCCGCGCTCGCGCTGCCGCTGCTCGCCGTACCGCAGCTGCTGCTGACCCTGGCCTCTATCACCTGGCAACCGCTGTACGTGGACCGGTATGTGCTGTTCGGCAACGTGGGGCTCGCCCTGCTGCTGGGTGCCGGGGCGGAAAGGCTGTTGCGTGCCGGACGAATCCGCGTCCCCCGCCGCAACTGGCCCCTCGTGGCCATGCCGTTGCTGGCCCTCGTCGCGCTGCTGCCCGTGGAACTGTCCATGCGGCAGTGGAACAGTCGCGTCGACGACGTACTCGCCGCCGCCTCCGAGGCCGAGGCGCGCGGCGGCCGGGACGGCGCGGTGGTCTACCTCCCCGCCGCCCGCCGCGACACCGCCCTGACCTCGCCCGACGCCTTCCGCGGCCTGCGGGACGTGACCCTCGCCCGAAACGGCCCCGACTCCGCGACCCTGCGCGGCATCGAGGCCGCCCCCGTACTCATCCGGACGGCCATGCTCCGCGAACGCCGCATCGTGGTCATCAGCGACTTGGGCATCCAGCACCACCGGGGAACAGCCGTTCGTGACGTGGCCAAACGCGAGGTGCTCACCGAGCACTTCACCCTGTGCGAGGAGACCCGCGTACGGGGCCGCCACGTGGCCGTCTACGAACGCGGGGCGACCTGCGCCGACCGCTCCTGACGGTTGACGCGCCCTGGGCGCCGAAGACCGGCGTCTCGATCACCTGGGTGGTGACCACCCGCCACCCGCAGCGCGCGGACGTGCGAGGCATGCTCCGACCCTGTCGGAGCCGGTTGGGTGGTGTCTGTGCTGGACCTGGGGGTGGGCTGTGTGATGTAGATCACTCGATCGGCCGGGAACTTCCCGCCAGGGCGATCCGACTCCTGGAGCGAACCACTGCTTTCACGTCCGCTTCCCGAAGGCCCGCCCCGTTCGCTGAACACAAGGGAGTCCCGTAGTGTCCCGCACCCATCCGGCAACCACGGCCCGCCGCCTCGGCGCCCTCACTGCAGTCGCCCTCGCCGCCACCGTCGCGCTCGCCGGGCCTGCCGCCGCCCACGCGGACGTCGAAGCCGAAGGCGCCCGCGCCCTTGCCCAGAACGTCGAGCTGACCTTCTCCGCGGAGTCGGAGTCCTCCTCCGCCGGCATCACCAAGCTGGAGGTGATCCTGCCCGAGGGCATCACGCCCGCCGACATCACCTACAAGGAGGGCAGCGGCCCCGACGGCTGGAAGTTCGCCCCCACGGAGCGCGGCTACACCGTCTCGGGCGAGAAGCTCCCGGTGGGAGAGGACGTCGAGTACGTCGTCACCGTACGGCAGTTGCCCGACGTGAAGTCCCTGGCCTTCAAGACGCTGCAGTCCTACAGCGACGGCAAGATCGACCGCTGGATCGAACTGGAGGAAGAGGAGAGCGGTGACGGTCATGGACACGGCCACCCCGCGCCCCGCCTGGATCTGAAGGCCGCCGCACCCGGCGCCGAGCCCGTCAGCCCCACGCCCACCCAGGAACCCACCACCGCCTCGGAAGAGCCGACGGAGTCGCAGCCGGCGACGCCGACCCCCTCGGCG
Protein-coding sequences here:
- a CDS encoding fumarylacetoacetate hydrolase family protein produces the protein MKLATIRTANEVRWGSPRPKAGGGTAAVRLDGDRAVEVGAPDVATLLRRPDWRTAAAAADGPAHDAAALDLAPVVTTPAKIFCVGHNYRTHIAEMGREMPSHPALFAKFANCLLGARDDIVHPGETEELDWEAELGFVIGSRLPRRATSQEAAAAIAGYTVVNDISMRDWQWRTPQWLQGKAWEASTPAGPWLVTGDEIDDAADLEIRLEVEGEVMQRSRTSDLLFTPADIAAYLSTFTTLEPGDLVLTGTPGGVGAARDPKVFLKPGQVVRTVVEGIGECVNTVVEDKP
- a CDS encoding DUF1775 domain-containing protein — protein: MSRTHPATTARRLGALTAVALAATVALAGPAAAHADVEAEGARALAQNVELTFSAESESSSAGITKLEVILPEGITPADITYKEGSGPDGWKFAPTERGYTVSGEKLPVGEDVEYVVTVRQLPDVKSLAFKTLQSYSDGKIDRWIELEEEESGDGHGHGHPAPRLDLKAAAPGAEPVSPTPTQEPTTASEEPTESQPATPTPSAQAAADSTEEDDGMSLALPLGIAAAVLALGGAAWWLKGRRTGSA
- a CDS encoding glycosyltransferase family 39 protein produces the protein MVLLGAWGLTRQGSMWRDEAATWQGVHRTVPELWRMLAEVDAVHGLYYLLMHRMFAVAPDNLLTLRLPSVLAMAAAAAGTALLGRRLAGPWAGLTAGLTFTAIPSTQHYAQEGRPYALVVAAVVVASGLLLTALTTRRHAWRPWTAYALTMLVAVLLNEFAALALLAHGTMVFLAARTALIPWLTAVGGVTLGSLPLIVVSLGQRAQVAWIAPMTGARLLSVAGMVLAGCLCAWAVGRRRPDAAPAPVSLPALALPLLAVPQLLLTLASITWQPLYVDRYVLFGNVGLALLLGAGAERLLRAGRIRVPRRNWPLVAMPLLALVALLPVELSMRQWNSRVDDVLAAASEAEARGGRDGAVVYLPAARRDTALTSPDAFRGLRDVTLARNGPDSATLRGIEAAPVLIRTAMLRERRIVVISDLGIQHHRGTAVRDVAKREVLTEHFTLCEETRVRGRHVAVYERGATCADRS
- a CDS encoding alpha/beta fold hydrolase encodes the protein MHTPTLAGLGEGDDPTDVTLTDCVDSLVEYIERAGLEDVTLVGHSWGGYVLVAAAPRLASRLRRLVFWSAFVPNDGESLIDACPPHYGEMFRAVAAASGNNGVMFPFEVFQQAFMQDADDETQRIVHSLLVPQPLGTFTEKPDTRAFYALDIPTAHVLSTEDLSLPGEWHWAERFPQRLKNPLMIETPGSHESLFTRPAELADAFVRACAV
- a CDS encoding maleylpyruvate isomerase family mycothiol-dependent enzyme; this translates as MKVLDWVADGQARLRRAVDALPPDAVTEPSALPGWTRGHLLTHLARNADALVNLLTWARTGIPTPMYASPDQRATDIEAGAGRPLAEQRADVRESAERFRKAAEALSDDDWSATVTSGQGREIPASEVPWLRAREVWIHLVDLRVGVGMDVLPPDLAWALVRDVAGWMTARVAPGTGVELSAEGHGSLTLGTGPVGATVSGPPHALAAWLTGRGTAEDLHVTGELPDIPTWL